From a region of the Sander lucioperca isolate FBNREF2018 chromosome 8, SLUC_FBN_1.2, whole genome shotgun sequence genome:
- the rev1 gene encoding DNA repair protein REV1 isoform X1, whose translation MSRDGWTKKRANDSGDNGWAERGGYMAAKVSKLEEQFKLDAPREKQKDGSCSNIFSGVAIYVNGYTEPSADELRRLMMLHGGQFHMYYSRSKTTHIIANNLPNSKIQELKGEKIIRPEWITDSIKAGRLLPYFQYQLYTKQKGPLFPGTTLRQTSEIAGPSHGLLQPSVHQKLHLPQGSIQHSVLNHEQSTSNSIPNPSHSGLYQGNIQPQSIQQSSAVCFSNQQTSHLASTYLNTDPRHRSPLHTHLLSNPSPTKHPHKPQQSTVQTAHSNLQHQRASQPQPQNNSSCNSARSGCKEVELKVNRLLQTSVDVMSHSKMNEIQDCGKGDPLPQVVKEAHLTNGHTHLVNGALKPEDRSPVTDEHSVDNERPPRRVKSSDDKPQSPPVQFQSKPDPYEFPHSPPKQSDQSPVFLKQSNLHGANEQRPKPPPPTYQEAIKATESHLLPKQLQQSRQVDSNPEKTLSPASRSLSHTPIRLNGSHHNAFSSDPASLNTTNVTAKPDPPTEKALSTSKLSAQLLAQTGGLISEYYSHSRLHQISTWRSSFSEYVNELHGKRKAVGGASFPGKDRLRKSVAQRATDSRGTSAPTSVKSCILHVDMDCFFVSVGIRHRPDLRGKPIAVTSNRGQGRVPLRPGADPQLEQQYYQRKHTHPQPERADEDLYRSPSQESPDSHANGVDQAAATLSMAEIASCSYEARQAGVRNGMYFGKAKQLCPSLQSVPYDFEAYKEVALTMYETLAGYTHDIEALSCDEVLIDGSALLTELGSNPEDLAGAIRADIKEKTGCCASVGMGSNILLARLATRKAKPDGQYFLKSEEVDDFIRDLPVTSLPGVGPVMGRKLAAMGVRSCGDLQQVSLSQLQKKFGPRTGQTLFRFCRGLDDRPVRYEKERKSVSAEMNYNIRFTTVDEAESFMTNLSMEVQKRLQEAGLRGRRVTLKVMVRKVGAPLETAKYGGHGICDNLARTVMLAQSTDSGQLIAAAVIKLFHAMKLQVQDMRGVGIQVQLLDGHHSVPQDSSDPGTRSIKEMLLGQRSVRSSHGDAADNNTHQEKTSSTTGPSSRSSPGPLSSPEPVPGTSRDQQACRQTPKHSRARLNFSIEVPSPSQVDHSVLAALPADLREQVEQSWTNRDGRASNRRSPSPRPSASLPQPPSLKSRPTSPLRPPVSGPALYTPPVGTLLLQIPNQPDSPGIVLELPNFSQVDPDVFAALPKELQDELKSAYNRVTNVQPQAKISVEQKNPLLQLKQSGLGVGIGRVKRRYKRKNAVSPVKKGPSPLKRRHTTNSPAKTLPPPIKSRETINILKTENCPSTSTSKPDIPESLSKFIPRPSPVLAGAYDLTDIKTLLREWVTTITEPMEEDILQVVKYCTDLIEDKDLEKLDLIIKYMKRLMQQSVESVWSMAFDFILDNVQVVVQQAYGSTLKVV comes from the exons ATGAGTCGAGATGGGTGGACAAAGAAGAGAGCCAATGACAGTGGTGACAATGGTTGGGCTGAAAGG GGAGGCTATATGGCTGCAAAAGTGTCTAAGCTGGAGGAGCAGTTTAAACTCGATGCCcccagagagaaacaaaaggaTGGTTCATGCTCCAATATTTTTAGCGGTGTGGCCATCTATGTCAATGGATACACAG AGCCAAGTGCAGATGAGCTACGCAGACTAATGATGCTGCATGGTGGCCAGTTCCACATGTACTACTCTCGCTCCAAGACCACCCACATCATCGCCAATAACTTGCCCAACAGCAAAATTCAGGAGCTCAAAGGGGAAAAGATCATCAGGCCAGAGTGGATCACCGACAG TATCAAGGCTGGGCGTCTCCTGCCTTACTTCCAGTACCAGCTGTACACTAAACAGAAAGGCCCGCTCTTCCCTGGCACGACTCTGCGCCAGACGTCAGAGATAGCAGGACCCAGCCATGGGCTGCTTCAGCCGAGCGTCCATCAAAAGCTTCATCTGCCACAGGGCAGCATTCAGCACTCTGTACTCAACCATGAGCAGTCCACGTCCAACTCTATCCCTAACCCCAGCCACAGTGGACTTTACCAAGGCAACATCCAACCTCAGTCCATCCAGCAAAGTTCTGCAGTTTGCTTCAGTAACCAACAAACAAGTCACTTAGCATCCACTTACCTCAATACAGATCCCAGACACAGAAGCCCTTTGCACACCCACCTGCTGTCTAACCCAAGCCCCACAAAGCACCCACACAAGCCCCAACAGTCTACTGTTCAAACAGCTCATTCTAATCTCCAGCATCAAAGAGCTAGCCAACCACAACCTCAGAACAACTCTTCTTGCAACAGTGCCCGGAGTGGCTGCAAGGAAGTGGAATTAAAAGT AAACAGATTATTACAGACCTCAGTGGACGTGATGAGCCAttcaaaaatgaatgaaatacaaGATTGTGGCAAAGGAGATCCTCTCCCGCAGGTGGTGAAGGAAGCACATCTGACAAATGGACACACTCACCTTGTTAATGGTGCCTTAAAGCCAGAGGACCGGTCTCCTGTTACAGATGAACACTCTGTTGACAATGAACGTCCTCCACGCAGAGTCAAGAGTTCAGATGATAAACCTCAGAGCCCTCCAGTACAGTTTCAGAGCAAACCCGACCCTTATGAGTTTCCCCATAGTCCTCCAAAACAATCTGACCAGTCTCCTGTCTTTCTAAAGCAATCCAATTTGCATGGAGCCAATGAGCAGAGACCTAAACCTCCACCACCCACCTACCAGGAGGCTATAAAAGCCACTGAAAGCCACCTACTCCCAAAACAGCTCCAGCAATCCCGTCAAGTTGATTCAAATCCGGAAAAGACTCTGTCACCTGCATCTCGCTCTCTTTCACATACTCCAATTCGACTGAACGGAAGTCACCACAATGCCTTTTCGTCTGACCCTGCCTCACTTAACACAACCAACGTAACAGCCAAACCGGATCCTCCCACTGAAAAGGCTTTATCAACATCGAAGTTGTCAGCTCAGCTGCTGGCACAGACAGGCGGTTTAATCTCTGAGTACTACTCTCACTCACGTTTACACCAGATCTCCACATGGAGGTCCAGCTTTTCTGAGTATGTCAATGAACTGCACGGGAAGCGAAAAGCAGTGGGAGGGGCCTCCTTTCCTGGGAAAGACCGACTGAGGAAATCTGTGGCCCAGCGCGCGACAGACAGTCGAG GAACGTCAGCACCCACAAGTGTTAAATCTTGTATTCTTCATGTGGACATGGACtgtttctttgtgtctgtgGGGATCCGACATCGACCAGACCTTAGAG GGAAACCTATAGCTGTGACCAGTAACCGTGGACAGGGCAGAGTGCCCCTGAGGCCCGGGGCCGACCCTCAGCTGGAGCAGCAGTACTACCAGAGGAAACATACTCATCCTCAACCTG AGAGGGCAGATGAGGATCTATACAGAAGTCCTTCACAAGAGAGTCCTGACTCCCATGCTAACGGAGTGGACCAGGCTGCTGCCACTCTCTCAATGGCAGAGATTGCATCCTGCAGTTATGAGGCTAG GCAGGCTGGTGTGAGAAACGGGATGTATTTTGGCAAAGCAAAACAGCTGTGTCCCTCGCTGCAGTCTGTCCCATATGATTTTGAGGCCTATAAAGAGGTGGCTCTCACCATGTATGAGACTCTGGCAGG ttACACCCATGACATTGAGGCTCTGAGCTGTGACGAAGTGTTGATCGACGGTTCTGCTCTGCTAACCGAGTTGGGCAGCAACCCAGAAGATCTGGCTGGTGCAATCAGAGCAGACATCAAGGAGAAAACCGGATGCTGTGCTTCAGTGGGCATGG GGTCCAACATCCTGTTGGCTCGGTTGGCGACCCGTAAGGCCAAGCCAGATGGCCAATACTTCTTAAAGTCTGAAGAAGTGGATGATTTTATCAGGGACCTGCCAGTGACCAGCTTACCAG GTGTTGGGCCTGTTATGGGCAGAAAACTGGCTGCTATGGGTGTGAGGTCATGTGGGGACCTCCAACAGGTGTCTCTGTCTCAGCTGCAAAAGAAGTTTGGACCCCGGACCGGACAGACCCTGTTCCGCTTCTGCAGGGGGCTAGATGACCGACCTGTCCGCTACGAGAAGGAAAGGAAGTCCGTCTCAGCTGAGATGAACTACAACATTCGCTTTACTACG GTTGATGAGGCAGAGTCTTTCATGACTAACTTGTCCATGGAGGTGCAAAAACGTTTACAAGAAGCAGGGCTGCGGGGACGCAGAGTTACCCTTAAGGTCATGGTTCGCAAGGTTGGAGCGCCACTCGAAACGGCTAAATACGGCGGTCATGGCATATGTGATAACTTAGCCAG GACTGTGATGCTCGCTCAATCCACTGACAGTGGTCAGCTGATAGCCGCCGCAGTCATCAAGCTGTTCCACGCCATGAAGTTGCAGGTTCAGGACATGAGAGGAGTCGGCATCCAGGTTCAGCTTCTTGACGGACATCACTCTGTCCCCCAGGACTCTTCGGACCCCGGGACACGCTCCATCAAAGAAATGTTGCTAGGCCAGAGAAGTGTGAGATCCAGTCACGGAG ATGCTGCTGACAACAACACACATCAGGAAAAGACTTCCTCGACCACAGGCCCATCATCTCGCTCCTCTCCAGGTCCTCTGTCCTCTCCCGAGCCGGTCCCAGGGACGAGCAGAGACCAGCAGGCATGCAGACAAACTCCAAAACATTCTCGAGCCCGTCTCAATTTCAGTATTGAGGTTCCGTCCCCTTCACAG GTGGATCATTCTGTGTTGGCGGCGTTGCCTGCAGATCTGAGAGAACAAGTGGAGCAGTCATGGACTAATCGGGATGGGAGAGCAAGTAACCGTCGGTCACCCAGTCCACGGCCCTCTGCTTCTCTTCCTCAGCCTCCATCTCTAAAGTCTCGTCCTACCTCCCCTCTTCGTCCTCCTGTCTCTGGTCCTGCACTCTACACTCCACCCGTTGGCACATTGCTTCTACAGATTCCAAACCAGCCAGACAGTCCGGGAATTGTACTGGAACTACCAAACTTCTCACAG GTTGATCCGGACGTATTTGCTGCCCTTCCCAAAGAGCTCCAGGACGAACTGAAGTCTGCCTACAACCGCGTAACAAATGTCCAGCCCCAGGCAAAAATAT CAGTGGAGCAGAAGAATCCACTGTTGCAGCTAAAACAGTCAGGACTTGGAGTTGGCATCGGTCGGGTGAAGCGGCGCTACAAGAGAAAGAATGCCGTGAGCCCTGTTAAAAAAGGTCCTTCCCCTCTAAAGAGGCGTCACACAACTAACAGCCCAGCCAAAACCCTACCACCTCCAATAAAATCACGGGAaacaataaacatattaaag ACTGAAAATTGTCCCTCCACATCAACCTCAAAACCAGACATCCCAGAGTCTCTGTCCAAATTCATTCCTCGCCCTTCTCCAGTGTTGGCCGGAGCCTATGACCTGACGGACATTAAAACCCTCCTACGGGAATGGGTCACCACCATAACAG AACCCATGGAGGAGGACATCCTGCAGGTGGTAAAATACTGCACTGATCTGATTGAGGATAAAGACCTGGAGAAGTTGGATTTgattataaaatatatgaaaag GCTCATGCAGCAGTCGGTAGAGTCTGTTTGGAGTATGGCTTTCGACTTCATCCTAGACAACGTGCAGGTGGTTGTGCAGCAGGCTTATGGTAGCACCCTGAAAGTAGTATGA
- the rev1 gene encoding DNA repair protein REV1 isoform X3, translating to MSRDGWTKKRANDSGDNGWAERGGYMAAKVSKLEEQFKLDAPREKQKDGSCSNIFSGVAIYVNGYTEPSADELRRLMMLHGGQFHMYYSRSKTTHIIANNLPNSKIQELKGEKIIRPEWITDSIKAGRLLPYFQYQLYTKQKGPLFPGTTLRQTSEIAGPSHGLLQPSVHQKLHLPQGSIQHSVLNHEQSTSNSIPNPSHSGLYQGNIQPQSIQQSSAVCFSNQQTSHLASTYLNTDPRHRSPLHTHLLSNPSPTKHPHKPQQSTVQTAHSNLQHQRASQPQPQNNSSCNSARSGCKEVELKVNRLLQTSVDVMSHSKMNEIQDCGKGDPLPQVVKEAHLTNGHTHLVNGALKPEDRSPVTDEHSVDNERPPRRVKSSDDKPQSPPVQFQSKPDPYEFPHSPPKQSDQSPVFLKQSNLHGANEQRPKPPPPTYQEAIKATESHLLPKQLQQSRQVDSNPEKTLSPASRSLSHTPIRLNGSHHNAFSSDPASLNTTNVTAKPDPPTEKALSTSKLSAQLLAQTGGLISEYYSHSRLHQISTWRSSFSEYVNELHGKRKAVGGASFPGKDRLRKSVAQRATDSRGTSAPTSVKSCILHVDMDCFFVSVGIRHRPDLRGKPIAVTSNRGQGRVPLRPGADPQLEQQYYQRKHTHPQPERADEDLYRSPSQESPDSHANGVDQAAATLSMAEIASCSYEARQAGVRNGMYFGKAKQLCPSLQSVPYDFEAYKEVALTMYETLAGYTHDIEALSCDEVLIDGSALLTELGSNPEDLAGAIRADIKEKTGCCASVGMGSNILLARLATRKAKPDGQYFLKSEEVDDFIRDLPVTSLPGVGPVMGRKLAAMGVRSCGDLQQVSLSQLQKKFGPRTGQTLFRFCRGLDDRPVRYEKERKSVSAEMNYNIRFTTVDEAESFMTNLSMEVQKRLQEAGLRGRRVTLKVMVRKVGAPLETAKYGGHGICDNLARTVMLAQSTDSGQLIAAAVIKLFHAMKLQVQDMRGVGIQVQLLDGHHSVPQDSSDPGTRSIKEMLLGQRSVRSSHGGPLSSPEPVPGTSRDQQACRQTPKHSRARLNFSIEVPSPSQVDHSVLAALPADLREQVEQSWTNRDGRASNRRSPSPRPSASLPQPPSLKSRPTSPLRPPVSGPALYTPPVGTLLLQIPNQPDSPGIVLELPNFSQVDPDVFAALPKELQDELKSAYNRVTNVQPQAKISVEQKNPLLQLKQSGLGVGIGRVKRRYKRKNAVSPVKKGPSPLKRRHTTNSPAKTLPPPIKSRETINILKTENCPSTSTSKPDIPESLSKFIPRPSPVLAGAYDLTDIKTLLREWVTTITEPMEEDILQVVKYCTDLIEDKDLEKLDLIIKYMKRLMQQSVESVWSMAFDFILDNVQVVVQQAYGSTLKVV from the exons ATGAGTCGAGATGGGTGGACAAAGAAGAGAGCCAATGACAGTGGTGACAATGGTTGGGCTGAAAGG GGAGGCTATATGGCTGCAAAAGTGTCTAAGCTGGAGGAGCAGTTTAAACTCGATGCCcccagagagaaacaaaaggaTGGTTCATGCTCCAATATTTTTAGCGGTGTGGCCATCTATGTCAATGGATACACAG AGCCAAGTGCAGATGAGCTACGCAGACTAATGATGCTGCATGGTGGCCAGTTCCACATGTACTACTCTCGCTCCAAGACCACCCACATCATCGCCAATAACTTGCCCAACAGCAAAATTCAGGAGCTCAAAGGGGAAAAGATCATCAGGCCAGAGTGGATCACCGACAG TATCAAGGCTGGGCGTCTCCTGCCTTACTTCCAGTACCAGCTGTACACTAAACAGAAAGGCCCGCTCTTCCCTGGCACGACTCTGCGCCAGACGTCAGAGATAGCAGGACCCAGCCATGGGCTGCTTCAGCCGAGCGTCCATCAAAAGCTTCATCTGCCACAGGGCAGCATTCAGCACTCTGTACTCAACCATGAGCAGTCCACGTCCAACTCTATCCCTAACCCCAGCCACAGTGGACTTTACCAAGGCAACATCCAACCTCAGTCCATCCAGCAAAGTTCTGCAGTTTGCTTCAGTAACCAACAAACAAGTCACTTAGCATCCACTTACCTCAATACAGATCCCAGACACAGAAGCCCTTTGCACACCCACCTGCTGTCTAACCCAAGCCCCACAAAGCACCCACACAAGCCCCAACAGTCTACTGTTCAAACAGCTCATTCTAATCTCCAGCATCAAAGAGCTAGCCAACCACAACCTCAGAACAACTCTTCTTGCAACAGTGCCCGGAGTGGCTGCAAGGAAGTGGAATTAAAAGT AAACAGATTATTACAGACCTCAGTGGACGTGATGAGCCAttcaaaaatgaatgaaatacaaGATTGTGGCAAAGGAGATCCTCTCCCGCAGGTGGTGAAGGAAGCACATCTGACAAATGGACACACTCACCTTGTTAATGGTGCCTTAAAGCCAGAGGACCGGTCTCCTGTTACAGATGAACACTCTGTTGACAATGAACGTCCTCCACGCAGAGTCAAGAGTTCAGATGATAAACCTCAGAGCCCTCCAGTACAGTTTCAGAGCAAACCCGACCCTTATGAGTTTCCCCATAGTCCTCCAAAACAATCTGACCAGTCTCCTGTCTTTCTAAAGCAATCCAATTTGCATGGAGCCAATGAGCAGAGACCTAAACCTCCACCACCCACCTACCAGGAGGCTATAAAAGCCACTGAAAGCCACCTACTCCCAAAACAGCTCCAGCAATCCCGTCAAGTTGATTCAAATCCGGAAAAGACTCTGTCACCTGCATCTCGCTCTCTTTCACATACTCCAATTCGACTGAACGGAAGTCACCACAATGCCTTTTCGTCTGACCCTGCCTCACTTAACACAACCAACGTAACAGCCAAACCGGATCCTCCCACTGAAAAGGCTTTATCAACATCGAAGTTGTCAGCTCAGCTGCTGGCACAGACAGGCGGTTTAATCTCTGAGTACTACTCTCACTCACGTTTACACCAGATCTCCACATGGAGGTCCAGCTTTTCTGAGTATGTCAATGAACTGCACGGGAAGCGAAAAGCAGTGGGAGGGGCCTCCTTTCCTGGGAAAGACCGACTGAGGAAATCTGTGGCCCAGCGCGCGACAGACAGTCGAG GAACGTCAGCACCCACAAGTGTTAAATCTTGTATTCTTCATGTGGACATGGACtgtttctttgtgtctgtgGGGATCCGACATCGACCAGACCTTAGAG GGAAACCTATAGCTGTGACCAGTAACCGTGGACAGGGCAGAGTGCCCCTGAGGCCCGGGGCCGACCCTCAGCTGGAGCAGCAGTACTACCAGAGGAAACATACTCATCCTCAACCTG AGAGGGCAGATGAGGATCTATACAGAAGTCCTTCACAAGAGAGTCCTGACTCCCATGCTAACGGAGTGGACCAGGCTGCTGCCACTCTCTCAATGGCAGAGATTGCATCCTGCAGTTATGAGGCTAG GCAGGCTGGTGTGAGAAACGGGATGTATTTTGGCAAAGCAAAACAGCTGTGTCCCTCGCTGCAGTCTGTCCCATATGATTTTGAGGCCTATAAAGAGGTGGCTCTCACCATGTATGAGACTCTGGCAGG ttACACCCATGACATTGAGGCTCTGAGCTGTGACGAAGTGTTGATCGACGGTTCTGCTCTGCTAACCGAGTTGGGCAGCAACCCAGAAGATCTGGCTGGTGCAATCAGAGCAGACATCAAGGAGAAAACCGGATGCTGTGCTTCAGTGGGCATGG GGTCCAACATCCTGTTGGCTCGGTTGGCGACCCGTAAGGCCAAGCCAGATGGCCAATACTTCTTAAAGTCTGAAGAAGTGGATGATTTTATCAGGGACCTGCCAGTGACCAGCTTACCAG GTGTTGGGCCTGTTATGGGCAGAAAACTGGCTGCTATGGGTGTGAGGTCATGTGGGGACCTCCAACAGGTGTCTCTGTCTCAGCTGCAAAAGAAGTTTGGACCCCGGACCGGACAGACCCTGTTCCGCTTCTGCAGGGGGCTAGATGACCGACCTGTCCGCTACGAGAAGGAAAGGAAGTCCGTCTCAGCTGAGATGAACTACAACATTCGCTTTACTACG GTTGATGAGGCAGAGTCTTTCATGACTAACTTGTCCATGGAGGTGCAAAAACGTTTACAAGAAGCAGGGCTGCGGGGACGCAGAGTTACCCTTAAGGTCATGGTTCGCAAGGTTGGAGCGCCACTCGAAACGGCTAAATACGGCGGTCATGGCATATGTGATAACTTAGCCAG GACTGTGATGCTCGCTCAATCCACTGACAGTGGTCAGCTGATAGCCGCCGCAGTCATCAAGCTGTTCCACGCCATGAAGTTGCAGGTTCAGGACATGAGAGGAGTCGGCATCCAGGTTCAGCTTCTTGACGGACATCACTCTGTCCCCCAGGACTCTTCGGACCCCGGGACACGCTCCATCAAAGAAATGTTGCTAGGCCAGAGAAGTGTGAGATCCAGTCACGGAG GTCCTCTGTCCTCTCCCGAGCCGGTCCCAGGGACGAGCAGAGACCAGCAGGCATGCAGACAAACTCCAAAACATTCTCGAGCCCGTCTCAATTTCAGTATTGAGGTTCCGTCCCCTTCACAG GTGGATCATTCTGTGTTGGCGGCGTTGCCTGCAGATCTGAGAGAACAAGTGGAGCAGTCATGGACTAATCGGGATGGGAGAGCAAGTAACCGTCGGTCACCCAGTCCACGGCCCTCTGCTTCTCTTCCTCAGCCTCCATCTCTAAAGTCTCGTCCTACCTCCCCTCTTCGTCCTCCTGTCTCTGGTCCTGCACTCTACACTCCACCCGTTGGCACATTGCTTCTACAGATTCCAAACCAGCCAGACAGTCCGGGAATTGTACTGGAACTACCAAACTTCTCACAG GTTGATCCGGACGTATTTGCTGCCCTTCCCAAAGAGCTCCAGGACGAACTGAAGTCTGCCTACAACCGCGTAACAAATGTCCAGCCCCAGGCAAAAATAT CAGTGGAGCAGAAGAATCCACTGTTGCAGCTAAAACAGTCAGGACTTGGAGTTGGCATCGGTCGGGTGAAGCGGCGCTACAAGAGAAAGAATGCCGTGAGCCCTGTTAAAAAAGGTCCTTCCCCTCTAAAGAGGCGTCACACAACTAACAGCCCAGCCAAAACCCTACCACCTCCAATAAAATCACGGGAaacaataaacatattaaag ACTGAAAATTGTCCCTCCACATCAACCTCAAAACCAGACATCCCAGAGTCTCTGTCCAAATTCATTCCTCGCCCTTCTCCAGTGTTGGCCGGAGCCTATGACCTGACGGACATTAAAACCCTCCTACGGGAATGGGTCACCACCATAACAG AACCCATGGAGGAGGACATCCTGCAGGTGGTAAAATACTGCACTGATCTGATTGAGGATAAAGACCTGGAGAAGTTGGATTTgattataaaatatatgaaaag GCTCATGCAGCAGTCGGTAGAGTCTGTTTGGAGTATGGCTTTCGACTTCATCCTAGACAACGTGCAGGTGGTTGTGCAGCAGGCTTATGGTAGCACCCTGAAAGTAGTATGA